The DNA window CGCAGTTTGGCGCCGTAGTAGGTGTCCCCTTCCCGGCTGGCACGCAGCACGAGATTGGAGTTCCCGTCCTGGAACACGTTTCGGCGGTCGTCGCGGTATATCCCCGCGACCGGCGGGAACACGTCGTCCTGCCAGGTCTGGATCGTCCACTTGCCCGGATCGGGCGCCGAGCCCGCGGGCCCGTCGAACTCGTCGGCGAAGATAAAGTTCCCACCGCCGGCCGACGGCGGCGCTTCGGGCGCCGACGGGGTGGCCCAGGCACCCGGCAAGCGCATCGCAGCCCCGATCATGCCGAGGCCCGACATCAACATCATGCTGCGACGATCCATTTAAACCACCAATCGTTCCAAGCCGGCTCGTCAAGCTCGGCAAGATCTCCCCAGGCAACTCTCGCAAACGGTGTTATGAAACCACGCGGTGGGGGTGGCCCGCATCCCGCCGTCGGGGTCCGCACGCGCCGCACGCACCCGATCCACGCGCGGTGTTCCCGCTCAGCGCCCGCGCGCCGGTCCGTCGCCGCCATCGCCTGTCATGAACAGGCGACGATAGCAGCCGCGGCGCCCACTTTTTTCGATTCGCCTCGTGACCATCAACCGCATTGACATACCCCGGTCGGTGAATATCAAGCAGTTTGATTTCGGTGCAGGCTAGGACGGCTCGCCCCGCCGGCGACTGGGTTCGCTGAGCCTGACCAGGGTCTTGCCGACGTTGACGCCGGTGAACAGGCCGTTGAGGGCATCGACGCATGACTCGATGCCCTCAAAGATGGTCTGCCGGTGGTGAAGTCGGCCTTCGGCCTCCCACTGGCGCAGCGCGGCGAACGCCTCGTCGAAGCGGCCCCACTCATCGAGCGCGTTGAACCCCTGCATCAGCGCGGTCTTCGACAGCAGGTTCACGTAGTTGGCCGGGCCGGGGTGCTCGCCGGTGAGGTAGCTGGAGATGACACCGCACAGGACGACGCGCGCGCGGGAGGCCAGCCGGCCCAGCACGGCGTTGAGGATGGGCCCGCCGACATTGTCGAAGTAGACGTCGACGCGTTGCGGGCAATGCTTTTTCAGCGCCGCCGCGATGTCGTCGTTCTTGTAGTCGATGCACGCGTCGAACCCGAAGTCCTCCACCACCGCCCGGCATTTCTCCGGGCCGCCGGCGATGCCCACCACCCGGGCGCCGGCGATCTTGGCGATCTGCCCGGCGACCGATCCGGTGGCGCCCGCGGCCGCGGACACCACCACCGTTTCCCCGGGCTGCGGGCGGCCGATGTCGGTCATCCCGAAATAGGCGGTGGCGCCGGTGGGCCCGTAGACCGACATGATCGCCAGCTGGTCGTCCTCGCCCGGGATCGGCGTGCTGAACAGGTCGTCGCGGATGAGCGCGTATTCCTGGAAGCCGGTCAGCGTGGTGACGACGTCGCCGACGGCGTAGGCGTCACACCGCGACGCGACCACCTCGCCGATCCCGGCCGCCCGGATGACCTCGCCCAGCTGCACCGGCGGAAGGTAGCTGGGCTGGTCATCGAGCCAGGTGCGCGCGGCGGCGTCGATGCCGACGTACGTGGTTCGCAGCAGCGCCTCGCCCTCGGCGGGTTCGGGCGCCGGCGTGGTGACCATTTCCGTGTCATCCGGCTGGACAAGCCCGGAGGGGCGGCGACGCAACAGGACCTGGCGATTCGGCAAATCGGGCACGATCGTAAAAACTACCGAACGGGCCGGAAACGCAGAAGCGAATGGCATATTCATTGCATGGCAGCAAACGAAGACCCGGAAGACCGGATCCGGGAACTCGAGCGCCCGCTCGCCGAGGCGGCACGGGCGTCAGAGCAGGGCAGTTCGCAGCCCGCCGGCCAAAACTATCCTCCCGGGCCGGCGGGCGCCCCGCCCCCGCCGCCGGCTCCGTGGACTTACGGCGGGCCCATCGCCGGGCCATTCCAGCAACGCCCCTCGAACAACCGCGTCTGGTGGATCGTCGGTACGGCGGTCGCCATCGGCGTGCTGGCCCTCGCGGGTGGCATCGCGGCCTTCGCCGCACACCAGATTTCCGGGGTGAAGTCGATCATCGCTTCACCGCCGACCATCTCCACAACCTTTGGGCCACCGAGCATTTCGACGAGCCCCGGCCCGTCGACCTCCCGGCGAAGGTCAACGTCGCCGTCGACCTCGCCCGCCGCACCGCCGGGCACCACGCTCAGTGTCGCCGGCATCAACGAGAACCGCACCATCGCGTGCAACGACAACATCGTCAGCGTCAGTGGCGTTTCCAACACGGTGACCATCACCGGGCACTGCACCAGCCTGTCGGTGTCCGGTGTCCAGAATTCGATCACCGTCGAGGCCGTCGACAGCATCGAGGCCTCGGGCTTCAACAACAAGGTCACCTACCACTCGGGCACGCCGAAGATCAGCAACTCCGGCGGCTCGAACGTGGTGCAGCGGGGCTGAGCCGAAATGTGTTGTTACGCAGGATCTTCGGCGTCGTCATCGAGGACGCCGACCGCAATGCCGTAGGGCAAAAAGCGCACCTTGCGGTTGGGATCGACGTTGTTCTTGTTCGCCCGCAAGGCGTCGAGCTCGGTCGCGTAGACCTGCTCGACGCGCGCGCCGCCGTCGGCGTCCACGGTGTAGATGGCCCACACGCCCTCACCGGCTTCGCCGGCGGTCTCCGGGGCGCCGCGGGGACGCCGCGACAGGTCCTCGAAGACGGCGGAC is part of the Mycobacterium mantenii genome and encodes:
- a CDS encoding NADP-dependent oxidoreductase, which gives rise to MPDLPNRQVLLRRRPSGLVQPDDTEMVTTPAPEPAEGEALLRTTYVGIDAAARTWLDDQPSYLPPVQLGEVIRAAGIGEVVASRCDAYAVGDVVTTLTGFQEYALIRDDLFSTPIPGEDDQLAIMSVYGPTGATAYFGMTDIGRPQPGETVVVSAAAGATGSVAGQIAKIAGARVVGIAGGPEKCRAVVEDFGFDACIDYKNDDIAAALKKHCPQRVDVYFDNVGGPILNAVLGRLASRARVVLCGVISSYLTGEHPGPANYVNLLSKTALMQGFNALDEWGRFDEAFAALRQWEAEGRLHHRQTIFEGIESCVDALNGLFTGVNVGKTLVRLSEPSRRRGEPS
- a CDS encoding DUF3060 domain-containing protein; its protein translation is MAANEDPEDRIRELERPLAEAARASEQGSSQPAGQNYPPGPAGAPPPPPAPWTYGGPIAGPFQQRPSNNRVWWIVGTAVAIGVLALAGGIAAFAAHQISGVKSIIASPPTISTTFGPPSISTSPGPSTSRRRSTSPSTSPAAPPGTTLSVAGINENRTIACNDNIVSVSGVSNTVTITGHCTSLSVSGVQNSITVEAVDSIEASGFNNKVTYHSGTPKISNSGGSNVVQRG